In Geminocystis sp. NIES-3709, a single genomic region encodes these proteins:
- a CDS encoding HhoA/HhoB/HtrA family serine endopeptidase: MINKSSTNNSFKKATTCTSLLVLGASLGVGINYIMSTPQIFARTNDNQTLEQKDNTVATAKLPGLVENGDINFVTKVVQEVGPAVVRINAQRTVANNNNNVPPVFNDPLFRQFFGNQIPQMPQEEIQQGTGSGFIISDDGKILTNAHVVEGATQVTVNLKDGRVLEGKVLGSDPLTDLAVIKIEAENLPIALLGNSDELVIGEWAIAIGNPLGLDNTVTTGIISATGRSSSQIGVGDKRLDFIQTDAAINPGNSGGPLLNAKGEVIAINTAIIKNAQGLGFAIPINRAAEIAEKLITEGKVDHPYLGISMVSLNEQTKQQLNQTEGFNLTNEEGVLIVKIMPNSPAAKAGLQSGDIIQSIEGESIKEPSQVQKKVESKDVGSDLTLDLRRQQKELKIPVKLGVLPTN; the protein is encoded by the coding sequence ATGATCAATAAATCATCGACTAACAATTCTTTCAAAAAAGCCACTACTTGCACTTCCTTACTTGTACTAGGTGCGAGTCTAGGTGTTGGTATCAATTATATAATGAGCACCCCTCAAATATTTGCTCGAACCAATGATAATCAAACTTTAGAGCAGAAAGATAATACCGTTGCCACGGCTAAATTACCCGGATTAGTAGAAAATGGCGATATTAATTTTGTTACCAAAGTTGTACAAGAAGTTGGGCCGGCGGTGGTAAGAATTAATGCTCAACGTACTGTGGCAAATAACAATAATAATGTACCTCCTGTATTTAATGATCCTCTTTTCCGTCAATTTTTTGGCAATCAAATACCCCAAATGCCACAAGAGGAAATCCAACAGGGTACAGGATCTGGTTTTATCATTAGTGATGATGGTAAAATCTTGACGAATGCCCACGTTGTTGAGGGTGCAACTCAAGTAACGGTAAATCTTAAAGATGGTAGAGTTTTAGAAGGTAAAGTCTTAGGTAGTGATCCTCTCACAGATTTAGCCGTCATTAAGATTGAAGCTGAAAATTTACCGATCGCACTTTTGGGTAATTCTGATGAATTGGTAATTGGAGAATGGGCGATCGCCATTGGTAATCCTTTAGGATTAGATAATACAGTTACGACAGGAATTATTAGTGCTACAGGTCGATCGAGTTCTCAAATAGGAGTAGGAGATAAAAGACTAGACTTTATTCAAACCGATGCGGCTATTAATCCGGGTAACTCTGGAGGCCCACTTTTAAACGCCAAAGGAGAGGTAATTGCCATAAACACTGCGATTATTAAAAATGCCCAAGGATTAGGTTTTGCTATTCCTATCAATCGGGCGGCAGAAATTGCAGAAAAACTCATCACAGAAGGAAAAGTAGATCATCCCTACTTAGGAATCTCCATGGTATCTTTGAATGAACAAACAAAACAACAGTTGAATCAAACGGAAGGGTTTAACTTAACCAATGAAGAAGGAGTTTTAATCGTCAAAATAATGCCTAACTCTCCCGCCGCTAAGGCTGGATTACAGTCAGGGGATATTATTCAAAGTATTGAAGGAGAATCTATTAAAGAGCCTTCTCAAGTACAGAAAAAAGTAGAATCTAAAGATGTAGGATCTGATTTAACTCTTGATTTACGCCGACAACAAAAAGAGTTAAAAATACCTGTTAAATTAGGTGTATTACCTACTAATTAG
- a CDS encoding MBL fold metallo-hydrolase codes for MQLTWLDSNSWLIEMAGLRILLDPWLVGSLIFGNLSWVFEGKKRTSHPIPESIDLLLLSQGLEDHAHPPTLKILDHNLPIVASENAAKVCQSLGYSQIHSLKHNETYIFQDKIQIEAIAGSPVGPGLVENGYIIRDLQSDDSIYYEPHGFHSANLQRQKRVKVIITPLTNIKIPFIGSVIKGQENAVEVCRWLQPEYILSTAAGGDLEFQGFLTKLLKEEGSIELFRDLLTKENIKTNAIDLQPWTVFNV; via the coding sequence ATGCAGTTAACTTGGCTAGACAGTAATTCGTGGTTAATAGAAATGGCCGGATTAAGGATATTACTTGATCCTTGGTTAGTGGGATCTTTGATATTCGGTAATTTATCATGGGTGTTTGAAGGAAAAAAGCGTACTTCTCATCCTATACCAGAGTCGATCGATCTTTTACTACTATCTCAGGGTTTAGAAGATCATGCTCATCCGCCAACCCTCAAAATTTTAGATCATAATCTACCCATCGTAGCTTCCGAAAATGCGGCTAAAGTTTGTCAGAGTTTGGGTTATAGTCAAATTCACTCATTAAAACATAATGAAACTTATATTTTTCAAGATAAAATACAAATTGAGGCGATCGCAGGTTCACCAGTAGGCCCCGGATTAGTGGAAAATGGTTATATTATCAGGGATTTACAAAGTGATGATTCTATTTATTATGAACCTCATGGTTTCCACAGTGCGAACTTACAACGTCAAAAAAGGGTTAAAGTTATCATTACTCCCTTAACTAACATTAAAATACCTTTTATTGGGTCTGTGATCAAAGGACAAGAAAATGCAGTGGAGGTGTGTCGTTGGTTACAACCAGAATATATATTATCGACTGCGGCAGGGGGAGATTTAGAATTTCAAGGTTTTCTTACTAAACTTTTAAAAGAAGAAGGATCGATCGAACTTTTTCGTGATTTACTAACTAAAGAAAATATTAAAACCAATGCGATCGATCTGCAACCTTGGACAGTTTTTAATGTATAA
- a CDS encoding beta-1,6-galactofuranosyltransferase, whose protein sequence is MLLQSIKNQQQQLRTQLKLAVEDLKIIQECGYYDFIISHSEVNDRHGVGVLLKRIFRDDQNIVSIRSRNLYDGKDDFGNFNFLIQHDNYDVNVIYEQVRSTLGNLKPKRILCIPYFLDDILTATAIKDMFDVPLCTYLMDDQNIYINEIPDKYMAELLDKSDLCFGISRNLCQAYEQKYNQKIWFVPPVAPEQFIVKDTVIFPSQAQEQHGVLIGNIWSQKWLDRLRETVRGSGVKIDWYGNPHRGWLKFEETELEQDGIIFRGYVENEIDLVAKLREASFAVIPTAQEISSSERMEIAKLSLPSRIPFLVATAHIPLLVMGNEETAAANFVTDFQLGIVSHYDSLEFQEKIAWLKDVQNQDIIRHQASNLAQFLSSQGMEDWIWDSLAKKSPADSRFEKLGQYLSSATVVITANEINNRHGTGFLVKRIMADTPNIFSIRSRNDYGGVHNFGSASYCLPRQNISRFQAFQAMINLLEGVKVKQIFCVPYYTDDLLLSIATKELYNVPLGVYIMDDQNVVINKIPDDIMREFLSKCSFRLATHPELRDAYEKKYGLKFYLLPAVVPDNLITTNPTFPQKNLLKNKTGALIGSVWSQKWFQMLADTLMNTELKLDWYGNSNYIWLTESPEEISQKTKITPYGILPEPELAQKLKDYPYIVVPTGTMDEKDDHPELSRLSLPGRIIFALASSHTPVILLGSQTTSAAQFVKNFGIGLICDYDGESFRQAVDYVTKPEIQREMRKKASQVAQKFSAKDINLWIWESLQKGELADFKFEDLFSDQ, encoded by the coding sequence ATGTTGTTACAATCGATCAAAAATCAACAACAGCAATTACGAACACAATTAAAATTGGCGGTAGAAGATTTAAAAATAATTCAAGAGTGTGGGTACTATGACTTTATCATTTCCCACTCAGAAGTAAATGATCGTCATGGGGTGGGAGTATTATTAAAAAGGATTTTTAGGGATGATCAAAATATAGTTTCTATTCGTTCTCGTAATCTTTATGATGGAAAAGACGATTTTGGGAATTTTAATTTTCTAATTCAGCATGATAATTACGATGTTAATGTTATTTATGAGCAAGTTCGATCGACTTTAGGGAATCTCAAACCGAAAAGAATACTGTGTATTCCTTATTTTCTCGATGACATCTTAACCGCTACTGCCATTAAAGATATGTTTGATGTGCCACTGTGTACTTATTTGATGGATGATCAAAATATCTATATTAATGAAATCCCAGATAAATACATGGCGGAATTACTGGATAAATCAGACTTATGTTTTGGTATTTCCAGAAATTTATGTCAAGCTTACGAACAAAAATATAACCAAAAAATTTGGTTTGTTCCTCCTGTAGCACCAGAACAATTCATTGTCAAAGATACAGTAATTTTCCCTTCTCAAGCACAAGAGCAACATGGAGTCTTAATCGGTAATATTTGGAGTCAAAAATGGCTTGATCGACTGAGAGAAACCGTGAGAGGTTCAGGCGTTAAAATAGATTGGTATGGTAATCCCCATCGAGGGTGGCTTAAATTTGAAGAAACAGAATTAGAGCAAGACGGCATTATTTTTAGGGGTTATGTGGAAAATGAAATCGATTTAGTGGCAAAATTAAGAGAAGCATCCTTTGCAGTTATTCCCACTGCCCAAGAAATCAGCAGCAGTGAGCGCATGGAAATTGCGAAATTAAGTTTACCCTCAAGAATACCTTTTTTAGTGGCTACTGCCCATATTCCCTTATTAGTTATGGGTAATGAGGAAACTGCTGCCGCTAATTTTGTCACAGATTTTCAATTAGGGATAGTGTCCCATTATGACTCCTTAGAATTTCAAGAAAAAATAGCATGGTTAAAAGATGTTCAAAATCAAGACATAATTCGTCATCAAGCCTCTAATTTAGCTCAATTTTTATCTTCTCAAGGTATGGAAGATTGGATTTGGGATTCTTTGGCTAAAAAATCTCCTGCTGATTCTCGTTTTGAAAAACTAGGGCAGTATTTAAGTTCGGCTACGGTGGTTATTACTGCTAATGAAATTAATAATAGACATGGAACAGGATTTTTAGTCAAAAGAATTATGGCAGATACCCCCAATATATTCTCCATTCGCTCACGAAACGATTACGGAGGTGTTCACAATTTTGGTAGTGCGAGTTATTGTTTACCACGTCAAAATATTTCGCGTTTTCAAGCATTTCAAGCCATGATAAATCTTTTAGAAGGGGTTAAAGTTAAACAAATATTTTGTGTTCCTTATTATACTGATGATTTACTTTTGTCGATCGCTACTAAGGAATTATATAATGTTCCATTGGGAGTATATATTATGGATGACCAAAATGTAGTCATCAACAAGATTCCTGATGATATAATGAGGGAGTTTTTAAGTAAATGTTCTTTTCGTTTAGCTACTCATCCTGAACTTAGAGACGCTTACGAAAAAAAATATGGGTTAAAATTTTACTTATTACCAGCCGTAGTACCTGATAATTTAATTACAACAAATCCCACTTTTCCTCAAAAAAATCTCCTCAAAAATAAAACTGGGGCATTAATTGGTAGTGTTTGGAGTCAAAAATGGTTTCAAATGTTAGCCGACACCCTCATGAATACTGAGTTAAAACTAGATTGGTATGGTAACTCAAATTATATCTGGTTAACAGAATCTCCCGAAGAAATCAGTCAAAAAACCAAAATTACTCCCTATGGTATCCTTCCCGAACCGGAATTAGCACAAAAATTAAAAGACTATCCTTATATAGTAGTTCCTACTGGTACAATGGATGAAAAAGATGATCACCCAGAATTATCTCGTTTAAGTCTACCGGGGAGAATCATTTTCGCCCTAGCCTCTTCTCATACCCCTGTGATTTTATTAGGAAGCCAGACAACTTCTGCCGCTCAATTTGTGAAAAATTTTGGTATTGGTCTTATTTGTGATTATGATGGTGAGAGTTTCCGTCAGGCGGTAGATTATGTTACTAAACCTGAGATACAAAGAGAAATGCGTAAAAAAGCCTCTCAAGTAGCACAAAAATTTTCTGCAAAAGATATAAACCTTTGGATTTGGGAATCCTTACAAAAAGGAGAACTTGCCGACTTTAAATTTGAAGATTTATTTTCCGATCAATAA
- a CDS encoding DUF4327 family protein: MTTYTLSPISPYRYTLDFIRDEIRALLERGSISRHQPIYSLANYIPPREWLSIERQLEEKDYLLRDRIGDLLGAEDWDND, from the coding sequence ATGACTACTTATACTCTTTCCCCTATTTCTCCCTATCGTTACACCCTTGATTTCATTAGAGATGAAATTAGAGCCTTATTAGAAAGGGGTAGCATTAGCCGTCATCAACCTATTTATAGTTTGGCAAATTATATTCCCCCTAGAGAATGGTTATCTATTGAAAGACAATTAGAAGAAAAAGATTATTTACTACGCGATCGTATTGGTGATTTATTAGGTGCAGAAGACTGGGATAATGATTAA
- a CDS encoding FkbM family methyltransferase yields the protein MSLEPQEKKGVVSFFANLPLIRRIKIIKELSLEKLDQILDKSNNLEIKTNSLLNNDTSFLEANILVIQTLKSIYKQSQNYYNNLLTIVQEVSKKLSFLLQNNESQNTKLNTLEEKINTVDENLSIVNEEITNIKTLSEKTLSEQNHLKQLYDNSLSQQNVIKQLYHDSLSQQNVIKQLCENFLQQQQSLFQQQQKITNIVTDLTPKPLIINDSSKELNEPEIGLMMYLYSFLPNRYAIDVGANIGDVSESLLKAGYEVYAFEPFLPTYEKLKLRLEKNPNFHCHQIALGSNNDTKELYLATDKTPDKIYQDSSLYNSLIKHSMPEDLSFTDSTTVTVKTLASLHDSREIPSNVGLVKIDTEGFDLQVIQGMGLYQYPVVITEFWDSQIPFGISETHNKLENLVTEMRRRKYYWHIVMYRVWGDKNTSIAFYCNHSHSVTNSWGNIFFFQDYNIFVQAHRWALSVISETYFY from the coding sequence ATGTCATTAGAACCACAAGAAAAAAAAGGTGTTGTTAGTTTTTTCGCCAATTTACCATTAATAAGAAGAATTAAAATTATTAAAGAATTAAGTCTTGAAAAACTTGATCAAATTCTTGATAAATCCAATAATTTAGAAATAAAAACTAATTCCTTATTAAATAATGATACTTCTTTTTTAGAAGCAAATATCCTTGTTATACAAACGTTAAAAAGTATCTATAAACAGTCTCAAAATTACTATAATAATTTACTAACAATTGTTCAAGAGGTCTCAAAAAAACTTTCTTTTTTACTTCAAAATAATGAATCTCAAAATACTAAATTAAATACCTTAGAAGAAAAAATTAATACCGTTGATGAAAATTTATCGATCGTAAATGAAGAAATAACTAATATTAAAACCCTTTCTGAAAAAACCTTATCTGAGCAAAATCACCTTAAACAACTTTATGACAATTCTTTATCCCAACAAAACGTAATTAAACAACTTTATCATGATTCTTTATCTCAACAAAATGTAATTAAACAACTTTGCGAAAACTTTTTACAACAGCAACAATCCCTATTTCAACAGCAACAAAAAATTACAAATATTGTAACTGATTTAACACCTAAACCACTAATTATTAATGATTCTTCAAAAGAATTAAATGAACCAGAAATAGGCTTAATGATGTACTTATATTCTTTTCTTCCAAATCGTTATGCTATTGATGTGGGTGCAAATATAGGGGATGTTTCTGAAAGTTTATTAAAAGCAGGATATGAAGTATATGCTTTTGAGCCATTTTTACCTACCTATGAAAAACTAAAATTAAGACTAGAAAAAAATCCTAATTTCCACTGTCATCAAATTGCTTTAGGTTCAAATAATGACACCAAAGAATTATATTTAGCTACGGATAAAACTCCAGACAAAATTTATCAAGATTCTAGCTTATATAATAGTTTAATTAAACATTCTATGCCTGAAGATTTGTCCTTTACCGACTCTACCACTGTGACGGTAAAAACCCTAGCTAGTTTACATGATAGTCGAGAGATTCCTTCTAATGTTGGTTTAGTCAAAATTGACACCGAAGGTTTTGATTTACAAGTAATTCAAGGTATGGGATTGTATCAATATCCTGTGGTGATAACCGAATTTTGGGACTCTCAAATTCCTTTCGGTATTTCGGAAACTCACAATAAATTAGAAAATTTAGTCACCGAAATGCGTCGTCGAAAATATTATTGGCATATTGTAATGTATCGAGTTTGGGGTGATAAAAATACATCGATCGCATTTTACTGTAATCATTCCCATTCTGTCACTAACAGTTGGGGTAATATTTTTTTCTTCCAAGACTATAACATTTTTGTTCAAGCTCATCGTTGGGCATTATCCGTCATTTCTGAAACTTATTTCTATTAA
- a CDS encoding iron-sulfur cluster assembly accessory protein, protein MITCTETAIAEIKRLRCQRHSVRSQTVSLTSKNTTEDSILDTSNSYIRIKIEKGGCADYVYQLTFDTKSQPEDHQLSPDSDVTIIVDRDSYQYLQNLKIDYTEDLMGGAFQFKNIDIRDHCTCGLSFALPTEIDNLTIHKK, encoded by the coding sequence ATGATTACTTGTACCGAAACGGCGATCGCAGAAATTAAAAGACTCCGATGCCAACGGCACTCTGTGCGATCGCAAACTGTATCCTTGACATCCAAGAATACCACAGAGGATTCGATCTTAGATACATCAAATTCTTATATCAGAATAAAAATAGAAAAAGGAGGATGTGCTGATTATGTTTATCAACTAACCTTTGATACAAAATCACAACCTGAAGATCATCAATTATCCCCCGATTCTGATGTTACTATTATTGTTGATCGAGATAGCTATCAATACTTACAAAATTTAAAAATAGATTATACAGAAGACTTAATGGGAGGTGCATTTCAATTCAAAAATATTGATATTAGGGATCATTGTACCTGTGGTTTATCTTTTGCTTTACCGACAGAAATAGATAATCTAACAATTCACAAAAAATAG
- the gatA gene encoding Asp-tRNA(Asn)/Glu-tRNA(Gln) amidotransferase subunit GatA, whose product MASIKELHKQIKNKERSAVEITEEYLTTIEQLEPQIKSFLCVTKDLALSTAKQVDEKIARGEDINILEGIPIAIKDNMSTKGIPTTCGSKILENFIPSYESTVTQKLKDQGAVILGKTNLDEFAMGSSTENSGYQVTANPWDITRVPGGSSGGSAAAVAANECVVSLGSDTGGSIRQPASLCGVVGLKPTYGLVSRFGLVAYASSLDQIGPFAHTVEDTAILLQSIAGYDHKDSTSLNVEIPDYTKSFSSDLKGLKIGIIKETFGDGLDNIVAQTVDRAVEELVKLGATVKEISCPRFRYGLPIYYIIAPSEASANLARYDAVKYGIREESENLLEMYTRTRAKGFGAEVKRRIMLGTYALSAGYYDAYYLKAQKVRTLIKEDFDNAFNDVDVLISPTAPTTAFKAGEKTDDPLSMYLSDLMTIPVNLAGLPGMSIPCGFDHQNLPIGMQLIGNVLREDVLFKVGYAYQQATDFHTKTPSYQG is encoded by the coding sequence ATGGCTTCTATTAAAGAATTACACAAGCAAATTAAAAACAAAGAACGATCGGCAGTAGAAATTACAGAAGAATATTTAACCACGATCGAACAATTAGAACCACAAATTAAAAGTTTTTTGTGCGTAACCAAAGATTTAGCTCTTTCTACAGCGAAACAAGTGGATGAAAAAATAGCAAGAGGAGAAGATATTAACATCTTAGAAGGTATTCCTATAGCTATTAAAGATAATATGTCCACTAAAGGCATTCCCACCACTTGTGGCTCAAAAATTTTAGAAAACTTTATCCCCAGTTATGAATCTACCGTCACCCAAAAATTAAAAGATCAAGGAGCAGTTATTTTAGGTAAAACTAACTTAGATGAATTTGCCATGGGAAGTTCCACAGAAAACTCAGGTTATCAAGTCACCGCAAACCCTTGGGATATTACTAGAGTACCGGGAGGTTCTTCTGGTGGTTCAGCCGCCGCCGTTGCCGCTAACGAGTGTGTCGTTTCTTTGGGTTCAGATACCGGGGGTTCGATTCGTCAACCAGCTTCTTTATGTGGAGTTGTTGGTTTAAAGCCTACCTATGGTTTAGTATCTCGTTTTGGTTTAGTCGCCTATGCTTCTTCTTTAGATCAAATTGGCCCTTTTGCCCATACCGTAGAAGATACAGCTATTTTATTACAGTCGATCGCAGGATATGATCATAAAGACTCTACCAGTTTAAATGTAGAAATTCCCGATTATACAAAATCTTTCAGTAGTGATTTAAAAGGCTTAAAAATAGGCATCATCAAAGAAACCTTTGGAGATGGATTAGACAATATTGTAGCACAAACTGTCGATCGAGCTGTAGAAGAATTAGTCAAGTTGGGCGCAACCGTAAAAGAAATTTCCTGCCCTCGTTTTCGCTACGGATTGCCCATTTATTACATTATTGCTCCTTCCGAAGCCTCCGCCAACCTTGCTCGTTACGATGCCGTTAAATATGGCATAAGAGAAGAATCAGAGAACCTTCTTGAAATGTACACTCGTACTAGAGCCAAAGGATTTGGTGCAGAAGTCAAGAGACGAATTATGTTGGGTACTTATGCCTTATCTGCTGGTTACTATGACGCTTACTATCTCAAAGCTCAAAAAGTGCGTACTCTCATTAAAGAAGACTTTGATAATGCTTTTAACGATGTGGATGTGTTAATTTCTCCCACGGCACCTACCACAGCTTTTAAAGCAGGAGAAAAAACCGATGATCCTCTTAGTATGTATTTATCTGATTTAATGACTATTCCAGTTAATTTAGCCGGTTTACCCGGCATGAGTATTCCTTGCGGATTTGATCACCAAAATTTACCGATCGGGATGCAATTAATTGGTAATGTATTAAGGGAAGATGTGTTATTTAAAGTGGGTTACGCCTATCAACAAGCCACTGATTTTCATACAAAAACTCCATCTTACCAAGGGTAA
- the ruvB gene encoding Holliday junction branch migration DNA helicase RuvB, producing the protein MAIKRSNTEQKSQRLPQQKKNKVSDISKSVLSEDDKLLLSTETIEDLGENEDKIRPHRLTDYIGQKDLKEVISIAIQAAKQRKDSLDHILLYGPPGLGKTTMSLILAQEMGVNCKITAAPALERPRDITGLLVSLKQGDILFIDEIHRLNRVTEELLYPAMEDCRLDVTIGKGQSAKIRSIPLSPFTLIGATTKIGSLTSPLRDRFGLIQRLQFYHIDELTQIILRSSSILNLDIDKGGAEEIARRSRGTPRISNRLLRRVRDYVQVKHQSNINQVLAAEALDLHNVDRLGLDWTDRLVLSTMIEQFKGGPVGLEAIAAATGEDAKTIEEVYEPYLLQIGFINRTTRGRVVTDKAYKHLSNAQLIVDS; encoded by the coding sequence ATGGCAATTAAACGATCGAACACCGAACAAAAATCTCAACGATTACCACAGCAAAAAAAGAATAAAGTATCGGATATTTCTAAGTCTGTATTATCAGAAGATGATAAACTGTTATTATCCACAGAAACTATAGAAGATTTAGGAGAAAATGAAGATAAAATTCGCCCTCATCGTTTAACCGACTATATCGGACAAAAAGATCTAAAAGAGGTGATTTCGATCGCAATTCAGGCCGCAAAACAGCGAAAAGATTCTTTAGATCATATCTTATTATACGGGCCTCCCGGATTGGGTAAAACTACCATGTCTTTAATTTTAGCCCAAGAAATGGGAGTTAATTGCAAGATAACGGCTGCTCCTGCTTTGGAGAGGCCTAGGGATATTACAGGCTTGTTAGTGAGTCTTAAACAGGGCGATATTTTATTTATTGATGAGATTCACCGTCTAAATAGAGTTACAGAAGAACTACTTTACCCAGCGATGGAAGATTGTCGTTTAGATGTGACGATCGGGAAAGGACAATCAGCTAAAATACGCAGTATCCCTCTCTCTCCCTTTACTCTCATTGGTGCTACTACCAAAATTGGTTCTTTAACTTCTCCATTGCGCGATCGTTTTGGCTTAATTCAAAGACTACAATTTTATCACATAGACGAATTAACTCAAATTATACTACGATCGAGTTCCATTCTTAATTTAGATATTGATAAAGGTGGTGCAGAAGAAATTGCTCGTAGATCAAGAGGAACACCGAGAATTAGTAATCGTTTGTTGAGAAGGGTTAGAGATTATGTGCAAGTCAAACACCAATCGAATATTAATCAAGTATTAGCAGCCGAAGCCTTAGATTTACATAATGTCGATCGTCTAGGATTAGATTGGACTGATAGACTGGTATTATCCACTATGATAGAACAGTTTAAAGGTGGCCCTGTAGGACTAGAGGCGATCGCTGCTGCTACAGGGGAAGACGCAAAAACCATTGAGGAAGTATATGAACCTTATTTGCTACAGATTGGTTTTATTAATCGCACCACCAGAGGGAGAGTTGTGACAGATAAGGCTTACAAACATCTTAGTAATGCACAATTGATAGTTGACAGTTGA
- the hemW gene encoding radical SAM family heme chaperone HemW encodes MLTKSAYIHIPFCKRRCFYCDFPITVLGDNSGHNYSHWQKEYVDFLCQEIIATSQENTTSLETIFFGGGTPSLLAVEGLETILTTLNNHFRINKDAEISLEIDPATFDLTKLKQYQKLGVNRVSLGVQAFQDKLLEDCGRTHRITDIYQAGELINQAGFDNWSLDLISGLPHQSLDDWLESLKSSIELQPKHLSCYDLVLEPVTVFGKKYAQGDNPLPPDEITAKMYCLASEKLREAGYSHYEISNYGKEGYKCRHNQVYWRNEFYHGFGMGAASYTDYKRFTRPRTRKEYFAWVEEYKKNRGIIDIPTTSKNDQLLETLMLGLRLKKGVNLAEIRTNFGQEIGEKILQCLKSFFFDNLVTLDEKLDLLSLTDPQGFLYSNTVLTALFSEFETLENQ; translated from the coding sequence ATGTTAACTAAATCCGCTTATATTCATATCCCATTTTGTAAAAGAAGATGTTTTTATTGTGATTTTCCCATTACCGTTTTAGGTGATAATAGTGGTCATAATTATTCCCATTGGCAAAAAGAATATGTTGATTTTCTCTGTCAAGAAATTATCGCTACTTCCCAAGAAAATACTACCAGTTTAGAAACTATTTTTTTTGGTGGTGGCACTCCTTCTTTATTAGCTGTAGAAGGTTTAGAAACAATTTTAACCACTTTAAACAATCATTTTAGAATTAATAAAGATGCTGAAATTTCCCTAGAAATTGATCCTGCTACCTTTGATTTAACTAAACTTAAACAATACCAAAAATTAGGAGTAAATCGAGTTAGTTTAGGAGTACAAGCCTTTCAAGATAAATTGTTGGAGGATTGCGGCAGAACACATAGAATAACAGACATATATCAAGCTGGAGAGTTAATTAATCAAGCAGGTTTTGATAATTGGAGTTTAGACTTAATTTCGGGTTTACCTCATCAATCCCTCGATGATTGGTTAGAGTCTTTAAAAAGCTCGATCGAGTTGCAACCTAAGCACTTATCTTGTTATGATTTGGTGTTAGAACCCGTTACTGTATTTGGAAAGAAATATGCTCAAGGTGATAACCCTTTACCTCCTGATGAAATAACAGCAAAAATGTATTGTTTAGCCTCAGAAAAATTGAGGGAAGCAGGATACAGTCATTACGAAATTTCTAACTATGGTAAAGAGGGTTACAAATGCCGACATAACCAAGTTTATTGGCGTAACGAATTTTATCATGGTTTTGGTATGGGTGCGGCCAGTTATACTGATTATAAACGCTTTACCCGTCCTCGTACTCGAAAAGAGTATTTTGCATGGGTAGAAGAATATAAAAAAAATAGAGGAATAATTGATATTCCTACTACGTCTAAAAATGACCAATTATTAGAAACTTTAATGTTAGGTTTAAGACTAAAAAAAGGAGTTAATTTAGCTGAAATAAGAACTAATTTTGGTCAAGAAATTGGTGAGAAAATTTTACAATGTCTTAAGAGTTTTTTCTTTGATAATTTAGTAACATTAGATGAAAAGCTTGATCTATTAAGTTTAACAGATCCCCAAGGATTTTTATATTCTAATACAGTTTTAACCGCTTTATTTTCTGAATTTGAAACTCTTGAAAATCAATAA
- a CDS encoding phosphomannose isomerase type II C-terminal cupin domain yields the protein MIELQNPLIQRTDNEITKGYSVENHVTETRPWGSFTTLEEATGYKIKRIEVNPGHRLSLQMHHHRSEHWIVVSGTAKVECGEEVKILGANQSTYVPQCTPHRLENPGVIKLILIEVQNGEYLGEDDIIRFQDDYARQ from the coding sequence ATGATTGAACTACAAAATCCCCTTATTCAAAGAACTGATAATGAAATTACCAAAGGCTATTCTGTGGAAAATCATGTTACAGAAACTCGTCCTTGGGGTAGTTTTACCACCCTTGAAGAAGCTACAGGATATAAAATTAAACGTATTGAGGTAAATCCGGGTCATCGTCTCAGCTTACAAATGCACCATCATCGTAGTGAACATTGGATTGTAGTTTCTGGTACTGCGAAAGTTGAGTGTGGAGAAGAAGTAAAAATTTTAGGGGCAAATCAATCTACCTATGTTCCTCAATGTACACCTCATCGTCTTGAAAACCCCGGAGTAATCAAATTGATTTTAATTGAAGTTCAAAACGGAGAATATCTAGGGGAAGATGATATTATTCGCTTTCAAGATGACTATGCAAGACAATAA